accagattgctagagtttggaggaattagacttgtgatcaaccagtcagttgtccctgtggaattagagtctttaCCCAAAAATCGGAGTTGTTTTtccgttgtttgctatctaaggttatatcctttatactaagtatgttatatattaagtattgtctattgatattatctttatttgtagctatatatgagatttaacttcctggactcacatatggtgtatatctggttttgtccttaaaaccgggtgctataatgtttcaggtgttttagatgtttcatagacatgttacaaatgtttcataaggatgttgcaaaagtagatcggagtgttgcatatattgcaatgattgtatacgtatgttgcaagcttctgctCTCAATGTTctattttttcagacgtatgttgcaagtgtattattttggatgttgcgtatgtttcatacgtatgttgcaaattttttatctggatgttaggtgtgttttacaatggttttgaggtgagtgtttcagatgcatgtttcatgtgtttcgtcTGTCttgatatgtatgttgcaagtattgcatctagatgtttcaaaagtagatcaggtgttgcatctcgctccctcctcgccttcggctgcctcgcctcggtgtctccaCCTTCTCTCGGCGCCGGCTGGGCATCCTAACCAGAGGCGCAGGCGGGTGCCGCCCCCGTGGGATGTCGGCGCGACGGGGGACGGGCCGCCACAAGTACATGCGGGCGCACACTCCTTCTGTTCCGTTATGCGGGGGAGGGATAGGTGCGCTTGTTTCTTTTGTTTTACACTAAGATTGGACAGCTCCTGTTCCTCGAATCGGATGGCCCCGAGCTGCGTCCGGATGGGTCCTCGGGCCGGATATCCAGGTGTTAGTCATCCTGTTGTCAGATAACTGCAGCCCAAGTATTAGTGAACTTTCAAGACTTGCTGAACCCAAAACCTGAAGGTATAAAGTTGCAGTTTTGAGGTTGTTTTTTAGCTCTTCactgagttttttttttgtgcaCTCCTGCACACAATGTTCTATTTTCAAAGGAAATTATATCTTGTGACGTGCCTATATTGGCTACCAAAGGGGCCTCACCATCAATACTTGCAATATACAAAAATAACATGATGATTACTCAATAATAAATTCTTAAGTCTTATTATAGATGACTAAATGAAAAATAACAGCACATGACattattagaaaataaaaacatTATTTTTCGCACCCGTTGTCTGAAGAATCCCGCCACTCAAGGGATACGAGTGAAAGAAAAAAACAGAGGAGAGGGCATCGCACATGCTATTTCGTATTGGGGACACAGAACTACACATACATATAACAACAAGAACTGTAATACTTGGAGTGAGGTCTCGATCTCCAGGTTAATACATTCCTCAAAAGCTCACTTCTTTGTAAGCAAACGTAGTTGAATTGGTTGATCAGTCATCACCAGGCCAGCAAGCCCACTTCTTAAATTTGCAAGCAAACGTATTACGAGAGATTTCTGCCAGCAAATTCCTCAGAAGCACATGGCCAACTCATCTTGCATTGGGTCATCCTCATACGCCCACATCTCCTTCAAAAGCATAGGGCAATTTTTAGCCACAAGCTCGAGTATGTCATGATCGGTCGCCATGACCGCCTCGAGTACAGGAGGATCTCCAAGGAACTCAATGCAGGCATCCCTAAGCGTATGGCACTGGTGCTGTACAGCCAGTCTCAATTTCTTCGTGACAGTATTCACGTTGATGTCACTGCTCAGTATCTCCTCGCAAATCAGCTTGAGCTCCTGCATGTCGAACCTATCCGCGGCTGCCAGCAAACGCTCAGTATCATTCTGCTTATTACTGGCAATTATTGATGGCTTCGAGACACTAATTTTTTTCTGTGCACTTTGTGCTAATTTGTTATTTTATACATAGGCTGGGTTGTTCCAACAGTGTTTGCAACATACAAAATAACATGATGATTACTCAATAATAATAAATTGTGAAGTTATTGATAACTAAATGAGAAATAATTGCACATgacattagaaaataaaaaagattATTTTCTTGCACCCGTCGTCTGAAGAATTCCACCACTCAAGGGAAAGGATACAGAACTTTACAGATACATATATCACCAAGAACCCTAATACTTATAGTGAGGTCTCGATCTGACGATCTCCAACTTAATACATTCCTCAGAAATTAAAGCTCACTTCTTTGTAAGCTCACCCGTCCAGCAGACCACTTTTTAATTTTGTAAGCAAACGCACATAGTAGTTTACGAGATATTTCTGCCAGCAAATTCCTCAAAAGCACATGGCCAACTCATCTTGCATTGGGTCATCCTCATACGCCCACATCTCCTTCAAAAGCATAGGGCAATTTTTAGCCACAAGCTCGAGTATGTCATGGTCGGTCGCCATGACCGCCTCGAGTACAGGAGGATCTCCAAGAAACTCAATGCAGGCGTCCCTAAGCATATGGCAGTGGTGTTGTACAGCCAGTCCCAATGTCTTCGTGATAGTATTCACATTGATGTCACTGCTCAGTATCTCCTCGCAAATCAGCTTGAGCTCCTGCATGTCGAACCTGTCCGCGGCTACCAGCAAATGCTCAGCCATGATCGACTCTTCTTCTGGCCCCGTCGTCATCTCCGGCAACGAATCTGTGTACACAAAATGTAGCACGCTCTTGAACACCTGAGGCAGCATATCGTCGATGTGTATGCAGCAAGCCCCTGCTGCCAAGGTGCTCTCTCTTGCGAGCTCCGCCTCCAACACCGGCGACTTGGCAGCAAGAACACACCTGTGGACGCTGAACGCCTCTCCGCCGACTTGGAACGTGACGTCGGGATCCAACGAGAGACGCTGCTGCAAGTCGTACGCCCTTTCGACGGAGACGACGCACTCGATAGTGAGGCGGTCGTCGACGAGATACTCCGACGCCTCCAAAGACTCCTTGTGGATGAAAAGATCGCAGCCGTACCAGTCTAGTTTAGAGTACTCCCATACGCCTGAGCAGGAGTGACCAGGCACGGGTTCCCCAGCACCATCGAGCAAAGTGAAACTAACTCGTGCCTTGACAGGTTCGTCGGTGACTGCTCTGCCGCCAGCGCCGGCAATGAAGATTGAGATGTAGTCTGCGCTGGAGGTGGAGCGGCCGTTGGGGTAGTAGTAGATGCACCAGGAGCAATCCCCAGCCTTGAAAGGGGGAAACTCGATCGGCTGCCCATTGCGGCACTGCTCCTTCATGAACCCGTAGTGATGTACCACGAGCCGGTAGCTCCTGGTCACCGGGCCAGGCGATGCAAAATCCAACGTCGTCGCCATGGCCGTGGCGGCGAGGGCTTTTGACGAGATTCGATTCGTTCGACGCAAATCACAGATGCGTGTCTGGGCTGGGCAGGTGGAGTTGTGGAGTCGCGGTCTCGCGGGGCGAGTTTTGGCAAACCACGGATGGGGGCTTTTATGCAACGCGTCGGTTGGCTCGAATTACCTCTGAACGACCGTCATCGGACTCGAATTCTTCTCGGAGTCGGCGGGGTTCTCAGAGCTGCGCATTGCTTCGCGCTCCTGAAGAGGCACACGGCACACCGCATCAGGGGCGGAGACAAGGCCAACTCCCCTACTTCTTCCTGCCTCTTACGCCTAGCGAGTTCGGCCAGATTCACCACTCCGGatccattttcttttcttttctttcttccgaACCGGAATGTACCCTTTTCCATGAAAAGCAGATTCTTTTTCAAAAAACGGCAAAAATCTTAGCCGAGATTTGTATTTGACGGAGAAAAAAAAATCTCCTCAAAATTTTTAAGTGAAAAACTATGCCCAAAAAACATACAACTAGAAGAGTGTGCCACTCCTCCCACACAACTCTAGAACAACGACCAAACAACTAACAACTTCATGCCATTACTTACTCAACCTTGAGCCAACATGATTAAAAGTTAAAACGACCCAACTAGCAACTCAACTCCACTGACATCTAGCTAACAACTAAAGCAACTCAGAACATCTCAACCCAAAACCAATTGGCAAAACAACTTAGTCAGACAAACCAACACCGAGCACAACTAAAAACTTCAATGTGCTACCAAGCACCACCATCAACACAAGTTGGAACACCTCCATGTCTAGACGACACACAGTAGGAGCGAAACAGCGGAGTTGGAAGAGCCTAGCAACACCCTCAGAAAGGAAATGACGCTAAAGCAGGCCGACGATGCTAGCCCACTATGGAAAGGTTTTCACCTACAAATCCCACCATCGTAAGAGAAGAGAAACTAAAAGGACATATCCAACAAGGAGACGGGAAGCAGGGAGGTGAGGGTGGTG
This region of Miscanthus floridulus cultivar M001 unplaced genomic scaffold, ASM1932011v1 os_1001_1, whole genome shotgun sequence genomic DNA includes:
- the LOC136533577 gene encoding BTB/POZ and MATH domain-containing protein 2-like, with product MATTLDFASPGPVTRSYRLVVHHYGFMKEQCRNGQPIEFPPFKAGDCSWCIYYYPNGRSTSSADYISIFIAGAGGRAVTDEPVKARVSFTLLDGAGEPVPGHSCSGVWEYSKLDWYGCDLFIHKESLEASEYLVDDRLTIECVVSVERAYDLQQRLSLDPDVTFQVGGEAFSVHRCVLAAKSPVLEAELARESTLAAGACCIHIDDMLPQVFKSVLHFVYTDSLPEMTTGPEEESIMAEHLLVAADRFDMQELKLICEEILSSDINVNTITKTLGLAVQHHCHMLRDACIEFLGDPPVLEAVMATDHDILELVAKNCPMLLKEMWAYEDDPMQDELAMCF